The genomic DNA GGATGGACCTCCACCCTGGCCGCTGGTCTTCAGACTGGCTCACCAAGTGGCTCTGGGTATAAACTTCCTCCACAGTCTGCCCCGTCCCGTTCTCCACCTGGACCTGAAGCCCCCCAATGTGCTGCTGGACGACTCTCTTAATGTCAAGGTGAGTCCAAGGCTTTCAGGGGAGGTCAGGCCTCTTGCTTACTTTATATTGATATAATAGTTTGCACATTTCATGGAGACTAAATAAAGGCTAAAAGACATGTACTGTAAGCCTGAAAGATACATGTTTTTTCCCTAAATGTTGCAACTTGATAATAAGCAGAAACGACTCTAGATAAAAAGGAAGTGAAAGGGTTTTACTGTTTTAAAAGAACCAAACTCCAGGTCTTAACATTGTACAGTATGAAGCATTATTAAGAGGAGTAAAACTGATCTTTGACTGAAAAAGACAACTTGTTTAATTAATAACTTCACATTAGCACTGATTTCAGGAATACATTTGATTTCCGATTCGATTACATATCAATTTGGGATATTTCAGGGACACTAAGAATTTAGTTCAGAGGGTGTGCTTATATCCGTATTTGTATCCGTACAGTCACAGGCGATATAAGTCAAGACCTGCATGTGTCCTCTCTGTCTTTATAGTTTGTAAATCCAAAATGCAACCAGATATCTGCCTTTAGGTCAGGCACTGCCTTGAGTGGAGCAGCTCTGACTATGTTTTGATTCAAATAAGGTTTGCTCGTCTCTCACATGGCAAGATCTCGTTACACTAAGAACAAAAGGTCACGCGGCACTGACGGGGGTTAAAGCTCCATGCAAAAGGCAAATATTAAGAGATTGTTCTCTGGATTTtatgaattttatttatttttttacaattgtGTGTATTCTCACAGCAGTAATATCAAAAACTAAATTTTGTGTCATGTCCAAAAGTAACAATTTGAAGatgtgtcaaataaataaacttttcctCTTTGTTTTCCTCTTAAGATAATTGAAACCATCACATTCCTCATTTTCTTTACAGTGTTGCTTATCAaaaatagttgccaattaaTACAATAGTGTAAATTGATTAATTATTGGACTAAATGTTTCAGCTGTACTGTATAAACTGCAAAACACATTTGATAAGCTCCTTGTATACTTTGCGTACAAAATTCTTGATTTGTAAAGGAACTAAACAACAAATGCAGTGGAATAGAAGTAAGTGACATAAAGAGAAAATACTCAAACAAAGTAAATCCCTTTTCTGCCACCTTCCTCTCTTTGCTAATTCTTTCTGCAGCTTACAGATTTTGGCCTTTCCCGGATTACCTACAGCGTCACACAGGTTTCCAAGAAGGACGATAAAGAGGGAGGGGGGACGACCAACTACATGCCCCCGGAGGCGTTTGGCTTAACATACAAACCTAAACGAGCCTTTGATATTTACAGGTACAAGAGACCCGAACCAGCACATGGATATGAGCGTTTGATTTATCATATAATAAATAAGTCTAGCGCAGGTTCAGTCTTGACAGGAAGTCAAAATATCAGTGATATAGTCCTTTACAGGTGAGGGAATTGGTAAGAGTAttatagtatatacagtatattctggTGACTTCAGGTACTGATTTTATTGTTGTCATTGATTGTGCTCATTCTCACAAAAGCatcaatttacaaatgacaatAAACCCAATCCATCAAACAATCAGGGTGTGATTGTTATGACATAGGATATTAATCCTGACATGTaactctctctttcagttatgcAATACTCATTTGGTCCATTGTCACAGGGAAACAACCATATGGAAGTAAGTGACTGTCTTTAGCCTCTCTTACTATCAATGCTCAAATCATATTTAGAGGCGTCACATCTTCAAAAAGCTAAGCGCCACCACCCCGACCTCCCCCTAGTGGATTTGTGTGCTCTTATAATAGGTGCTTTGGTCATACGTACTACAGACAGTAGAGGCCGCTGCCTTTCACCAACCCCGAAAATGGAGGGTAGGGCTCACTTTAGAGTTCCACTCTGGTTGTGTTCAATGGCCAGAACTTATAATAGACAGAGGTTTCAGCGCTAAATTCAAGGCCAGTCTGACAGCCTTTTTAATTCTTCCTCCAATGTAGATGCACAGCCCACCAGAGTGGAGCTCCTCATCCCGGAGGGACAGCGTCCACTGCTGGACGATATCAAGGGCGATGCTCTGGGGTTGGCAGAATTGACAGGACTGTTGCAGAGATGCTGGGACAATAAACCGGAACAAAGGCCTCGAGCCCTTGGTGAGGAACTCCTTCATTCATCTCTGAATTGACACAGAACAATAGCTTGTGATGCCTGGCTCCAACATTACATCTTTACTCTATGTTGTGTATAACAGAGTGTACAACTGAGACAGAACATCTATATAAGATGCACAAAGATGCAATTTTTGACGCTGTCCATGAAGTGCAGAAGAAACTGGTGAGGAACGAATCTCTTCATAAACACTCAGTCCTGCTGAGAGAAATTTTGACAACATGCAGCAAATTACTGTTTTTATCATTGTGTGTAAATGGGTCTTACTCTTCCCATATCCAGGACcaaaaggcaaaagaaaaaagtcatgacACAGCAGGTTCAGAGGGATCAAATCACTGGGGCTTCAGGtctgtatttactgtatatactacTGTTGCCTGGGTCCAGACCTTTGAATCCCACCACTCCTCCAAGTTAACTGATCCATCTGGCATCACGACATGAAATAGCCtgtttttggttaaaaaaaagaattgagcCAATGTCTTATGATCAGCTAATCAGCACCATGGGTAGGACTAACTCTGTTGTAAAGCAGGTGAcattgttctttgttttgacttTGCCAGTGGAttactggccatctggcataccgtgAGTCGAAGATTTTACTGGACGTCCGGCCCTGTTTGTCTTTACCTTTTAATTTGCGAGCATCCTCTGGGTACTGGGCTCTCTGGCCAATCTCAAACAAGTTAGTTAAAATTATGCTTACTTCTTAGGCTCCACGGTAGTCTACTCTGTAGCGACTATTGTTGCTTTAAAACAGTGAATAAATAGTTTTAAGCGGAATGACTCATGTTATTATCAGAatttaaactaaaactaaactaattaTTGTATCCCCATTTAAGTTAGCATAGTGCTTAACCCAAAGTTGGCCAGCTCATACTGGAAGTCTCTGGTGATTGGTTAGGGAAAATTCACCTCTTTCCTGAACCAGGTGACACAAACACCTTCCCTACTACTGTTGCGGCTCTAAAACTTCCCAAATGTCCCTGGTTCTCCAGGGGGGATTTGCACATGGATTTACCCCAGAAAGGACAagcccctaaccctaaccgaATGGGACAAAAGTCTTCCCAAGTGTTTTCACACAGCAATACTAGGTGCTAGCTGAAAAGGTTCCACGTTTTTAGGTCTATTTTGATTTTCATTTGAACTTGGCCTACTTGGCCTCAAATGGCAGAATAGCCCCATCGCTCTGAGATTAAATGCTTGTGCTTCAGGTCCTGTTAGCATATGTGTAGACTCACTACACAgtgtatgtgtaatgtgaaagaatGTAACCTCTCCTCTGGGATTCATGAAATCATTCTTCTTTTAGCGGAGGAGATCCAAAAGTCCCTGAGTGGAGTGAAGCTGTCTGCTGATCCACCCCAGAGTGAAATGGACACTCTCAGGTATGGACAGACAACAAGAGCTCACACTCAGCAGGAGCCTCTAATTTCTCTGCTCTGGTCCGTCATCATGAAGGACTTCTTATTTCTGTTAATCTTGTTCAGAGGAGAAAAGAGTCCCGAGTTAGGAAACACATGGATCCACAGAAGTCTTATTGAATGGAAACATtcatcagaaacattaaaaacttgGCTGTAAAATCATTCTCATTTTAGTCCTGCTAGCAGTTTGGCTCTGGGGATGGTAAtgttggtccagactgaaataactCAACAACTTCTAAATGTGTTGACATGACATTTTGTTCTTCCTCTCATATGCCAGTGAAAAAGTCATGGATAGGGCTGTGACGATAAccgcatgtttgtttttttaaagccacactatcacaatatatttcacatatcaatgtcaccttttggatgttttcaacACCAGGGCGGACGGGGTTagttgtaacgttactcaacgacgctgagagacgggtgtgggtggggattgctgGGGGAATCTCCAGGGCGGCAAGGACGTTCGATTGGCTGTTGTCGGCAGCTGAagatctcccagctgcccgggaATTATCTCCCCCTTCactttgttgtaattttaactagtcgttttggtgcctaaccCACCTTTCATCGGGTTAATGTagctaactgtaaagacagctaaacacGAAGGGGGAAGAAATTCGGCAAGGAGGAGATTTCCGGGCATGAACACGGTAGCACTAATGGagacgtagctaacgttatggaTGGACGTTGTTCTGACTCGGGTGCCTGGGTCTGCTATGGTCTGTTTCCCCACGCTTCATTAAACTGCTGTTAGCGTCGTTAGCACCCGGTACTGGAGTTAAGTGCTGGCCGAGTTTGGATCGCTCTAATGATAggggctagctgctagctgactgggggctaacggtaactagctagtTATATGTTCcagggctgttgtcagctgtcatcccgactgaagTCTCTCTGCGCcaggggagtgaggcagacagaccagggtgtgctagctggctaaattagcattagattaatcgtctatctaaacggctaacattaacgttactgttgaaattattcgtgggttagcccagtgctgttaaagctgcagtaggtaagattgtgaagatcctggactttgccaacaaatttgaacatcgacaacttctcagtccctcccccctttctgttGCAgtccaaaccgtctcctaagcaacTTGACAACTGCATAGGCATGTcagacattttcaataactaactaaaacactaacacaatgttaactttacttaccaacagtaaaacgatgctaactagcaggctactgttagccatttcagcatcatatcagaccgaccactgtgcaaacgttacaattatcctcaccaacgtagctttgtggacttttgactactaataaccaagtgaaagataaatcattcatggtaattatattacctgtcgagaagaaatgtggctacatctgcattgttcttcagatctttaaaatcccggagctcacgccacctcagAAAAGCCACTTCACCCGAGTTTTgggaaacttttctgcagctcgtgcgaagggaaagggggaggggagaaccctcttatatgcgtgtacgtgcctgagcagtgattgacaggcagatagacaccctctatggccctgattggagaaaatcaaccgggagcggtggaatttttgccaatcacactacaggctgtaggtggtgccagaggagctggatttttttatattacataattcatgtggttctactggaacatagggtcagtttcagcaaatatgacagaaagttagttttataagacttacctactgcatctttaactgtggtcaaaacaatcatactactAATAACTTTATGAGCGTGTTGAAAGATCTTGTAACCCTATAATGTTATCCACTAAGAATTAgccttaacgttagctacttgtcaaccagcacattgtagtaacgttaagctggaTCGATAGTgatatgtatcaataaatatgatctctgctgtattactgtgttgcaaagcggcatgtaattaatcacaattcTACACAGTATTTCTTTcagtgacattgtatgatttacaattactctcgaaTGTAGCATCTGGGTGCCGTGTTTTGACGGACATTACGCGTAACtagagggtgaaaggttatatgacgccactgacaggcGACTCAAGGAAACGTCCCGTgtcaataaaataacagatttctctgggtttgtaATTTGGtgaaaacatttgggatagtgcgTAAGTGTAGTGTAGATGTGTAAGAACACAAcgcataaaaatatataacaggtATGattgtttttagacattttaatgcagaaatgttacatattgtacctttaagtcAATGTACCTTTTAAGTCAATGATTTTTCTGGGGTAACAGTATTCATTTTACCGGCAGTATTGACAACAGATAAAGCCACCATGTCTTGAGAAGCTCAAGCTTGTTAAtttattgttcacttttaactcactttacatcaCCTTTGCTATCTCTTTTTACTCTTGGTTTTCCTTACGGCCGCACTCATATCCTACTCTCCATTACCGCTTGCTCTCTTTGCGCTACCACACGGGCACTGACGTCACTCATTTAAGGCACTCTGCCATTCTCCTTTTATCTTACGCTACTCTCATAACGGCTTTGCTGTTGACCACCATACCGCGGTGATACGTTGCTTCTTCACCGcggtaagaaaaaaaactataccgTCACAGCCCTAGTCATGGAGACAGTTTACTGAGAtgagtttctctgtctctctgacaaaCTAAGGAACACAGCTTCATGTTGAAAAGCAGTTAGGACTCATCTTGAATAGAAAAtcattctgtctgtgtttcttccTCCAGGGTGGACCAGGGTGGAGAGCAGGGGTTAAGACTTCGTCTGATGAAGTGTAAGTGTGGATTTAATTTGACTAATGAAGACAGAAAACCTATTCTAACATTCAAGTGCAAATGGAGATGCATATCCCAAAATGCAATACAATTGGTTTATGGATTCTGAAAGCTGAAGTTCTAATGTTTGTAAAACAGTATATACAACAATCACATCTTCTGCAAATAGAACATTATGAAAAAGTGAGTTTTCTTAACTACACCATGGGTGGACTCTCAGGCTTTTAAACTTCATAGCAGTATAAAGAATAGTTTAGGAACAACTAAGAACAATGAATAATAAGGAGGATCTCCAGGGTCTTGGAAAATGAAATTtctttatttcatatttaattgTACATTAAAACAGGAATTAACAAATTGGTTTTTAAAATCATTAATTAATCCTTTATTTAATAGCCGGAAACGTGGAGATCTATAACGTtctgacggaaaacagtaaCTGTGAAATATAGTGAAATAAGTCCCACTCCCACTCTCACTCTGTTTATTTTTAgcccagaaaatgtgtttgaaaCAGGTTCAGCCGTTCGCCTTCAgttaaaaaacataaatcaaTCTCTCTTGTTCGCTTGCTTAGTAAACCGCGGCAGAGGTGGGTGtgtatctgcgtgtgtgtgtgtgtgtgtatgtgtaggctatgtGTGTCAAGGGAAACTCTAAATTTCAGAGTACCCTCACTGAAACATCAAGCAACCCCATAGCACCAGCAAAAGAAATCTCTGGCGCCACCACAGCCCTAGTCCTCCAGTGAAGTCCTGGTTTCTCCCAGTCCTCGGTGAAAGCTGCGGCTGGCGTTTACAGCTGACTGTCCCTCACGGCGGCGCTAGCTTAAACGTAAACAATTAACAGTTAACGCTTAAAACTTTTCCAAAGCtagtgaaaacaaaaacacagctaaCCTGCCTGAACTTCACTTACAACTACGGGATAACATGTTACCAAACTGAGAGTTGAACACGACTGTTAGCTGCAAAAATGATACTTTAGTATCTATTAGTCTCCAAACATCAGTCAGCTGgacattaaagttagtttttctctcctctgctgaCTGCATGTTtcgttacatgtcatttagcagatgcttttatccaaagtgacttacaattgctacatacATCAGAggccgcacgcctctggagcaactatgggttaagtgtcaggaacacattggttgatatattgcagtgggaattgaacccagatctcccacaccaaaggaatgtgtcatatccactgcgccatcaccacccagaaatatttttataatatagTTTCTCCCTCCAACGTGCTCTACATGTCCTCTCTGAATTCCTCCTTTCTTTTCTACACCCCAACAAAgtcatctgattggctaggaGTGTAGCTATACAGAAAATAATTCACTTAGATTACTCCACTAAAAATACATTACACTTCACTTCAAAACAAAGGattatgggaaatgtatttGGCATTGTATTTACCCAGTTATGAACTGAAACACCATTTATTCATGTCGTTAACTATATAAAATAAACcctttaattatatttatttaacagtATTTGTGTAGGTCCCTACACTTGATTTTCTTGCCTGACGTACGAAGATAAATTTCTATTATGaaagtttctgtttttgtgGCTGGAaagatttaattaattaatttaaaatccaCAAACAGAACAAACTGAACACGTTGATCCAACAGaactaataaatacataaatacatgaatcAACAGTCGAGCCAACAGAAAGCTaactttgtttctttattttttattcacacATAAGTTGTTGTGTTCAAGTAGCCTTCAGTTTTCTTCTCTGGATGTTTTTAATGAATAAGCGTTGAAAAAACTCACAGTTcataaacacaacacagcatGATTAATGTCACAAAGATGTTTAAAAGGTGAATAAAGTGAGTTGAGGTAGATTTATCTTCCAGTTCCTCCCTGATGGGAGACCTGGTATCAGATATACGACACAGACGCAAACATACCATACAGTGGTATGCAAAATTTTGGGCACCCCTGTAAATTTTCATGATTTTCCTTTATAAATCATTGGTTTTCTGGATAAGAAATGTCAGTTAAATATATCATATAGGAGACAAACACAGTGATATTTGAGAAGTGAAATAAAGTTCATATGATTTATGGAAAGTGTGCAAGAATTATTTAAACTAAATTAGGCATGTGCATGAATTTAGGCACCCTTGTCATTTTATTGATTTCAATACCTTTAGCACTAATTATTAGAACTCAAAATTGGTTTGGTAACCTCAGTGACCCTTGACCTCCATACACAGGTGAATCCAATCATGAGAAAGGGTATTTAAGGAGGCCAATTGTAAGTATTTCTCCTCTTTGCATCTTCTCTGAAGCATGGCAACATGGGAGCCTCAAAACAACTGTCAGATGACCTGAAAACAaatattgttcaacatcatgGTTTAGGGGAAGGATACAGAaagctctcagtttcaactgtgaGGAACATTGTGAGGAATTGGAAGACCAGAGGCACAGTTCTAGTTAAGGCCCTAAGTGGCAGACCAAGAAAAATCTCAGATAAGCAGAGGCGCAGGATGGTGAGAACAGTCACAGTCAACCCACAGACCAGCTCCAAAGACCTACAACATCATCTTGCTGCAGATGGTGTCACTGTGCATCGTTCAACTATTCAGCGCACTTTACACAAGGAGATGCTGCATGGACGAGTAATGTggaaaaagccttttctctGCACACGCCACAAACGGTGTCGCTTGAGGTATGCTAAAGCACATTTGGACAAGCCAGCTTCATTTTGGAATAAGGTGCTGTGGACTTATGAAACTAAAATAGAGTTATTTGGGCAAAACAAGGGGTGTTATGCATGGCAGAAAAAGAACACAGCAttccaaaaaaaacacttgctaCATACAGTAAAATTTGGTGGCGGTTCCATCATGCTGTGGGGCTGTGTGGCCAGTGCAGGGACTAGGAATCTTGTTAAAGTTGAGGGTCGCATGGATTCCACTCAGTATCAGCAGATTCTGGAGAACAATGTCCAGGAATCAGTGACAAAGTTGAAGTTGCGCCGGGGCTGGATATTTCAACAAGACAACGACCCTAATATAAGGCATTCATGCAGAGGAACAAGTACAACAACGTTCTGGAATGGCC from Perca fluviatilis chromosome 2, GENO_Pfluv_1.0, whole genome shotgun sequence includes the following:
- the LOC120571227 gene encoding receptor-interacting serine/threonine-protein kinase 4-like isoform X1, with protein sequence MEQFIEDSSLEDWKVIGSGGFGQIYKARHRQWAFDVAIKLLRYDDGTNASLLREIKRMQEASSPHVIRVLGVFKGLPSNTKSGFSKQLGVVMELMERGSLASLQEALDGPPPWPLVFRLAHQVALGINFLHSLPRPVLHLDLKPPNVLLDDSLNVKLTDFGLSRITYSVTQVSKKDDKEGGGTTNYMPPEAFGLTYKPKRAFDIYSYAILIWSIVTGKQPYGNAQPTRVELLIPEGQRPLLDDIKGDALGLAELTGLLQRCWDNKPEQRPRALECTTETEHLYKMHKDAIFDAVHEVQKKLDQKAKEKSHDTAGSEGSNHWGFSGGDPKVPEWSEAVC
- the LOC120571227 gene encoding ankyrin repeat and protein kinase domain-containing protein 1-like isoform X2 produces the protein MEQFIEDSSLEDWKVIGSGGFGQIYKARHRQWAFDVAIKLLRYDDGTNASLLREIKRMQEASSPHVIRVLGVFKGLPSNTKSGFSKQLGVVMELMERGSLASLQLTDFGLSRITYSVTQVSKKDDKEGGGTTNYMPPEAFGLTYKPKRAFDIYSYAILIWSIVTGKQPYGNAQPTRVELLIPEGQRPLLDDIKGDALGLAELTGLLQRCWDNKPEQRPRALECTTETEHLYKMHKDAIFDAVHEVQKKLDQKAKEKSHDTAGSEGSNHWGFSGGDPKVPEWSEAVC